A stretch of Dietzia lutea DNA encodes these proteins:
- a CDS encoding helix-turn-helix transcriptional regulator — protein MSPVRRGEKLPIFNRIAVLRAEHRLSRAALAERIEVNPQTVGALERGDHYPSLDLAFRICAVFDLPVEAVFSREEFQPMSAEIYRPTREDRS, from the coding sequence ATGAGCCCAGTGCGTCGAGGAGAAAAGCTCCCGATCTTCAACCGGATCGCCGTCCTGCGCGCCGAGCACCGCCTGAGCAGGGCGGCGCTGGCGGAGCGGATCGAGGTCAACCCCCAGACGGTGGGCGCGCTCGAACGCGGCGACCACTACCCCAGCCTGGATCTGGCCTTCCGGATCTGCGCGGTGTTCGACCTGCCGGTCGAGGCCGTGTTCTCCCGCGAGGAGTTCCAACCGATGTCCGCCGAGATCTACCGCCCCACCCGAGAGGACCGCTCATGA
- a CDS encoding glutathione peroxidase, whose product MSNGSVHDISFTTIDGKQASMADYAGHAVLVVNVASECGLTPQYEGLQELADDFRDRGLFVIGFPCNQFMGQEPGDEDAIKEFTSGKYGITFPLAAKVDVNGPDRHPLYAELTKVADADGEAGDVQWNFEKFLISPEGEVVGRFRPKVEPGAPELVEALEETLPI is encoded by the coding sequence ATGAGCAATGGCAGCGTCCACGACATCTCGTTCACCACCATCGACGGCAAGCAGGCCAGCATGGCCGACTACGCGGGCCACGCCGTCCTCGTGGTCAACGTCGCCAGCGAGTGCGGTCTGACCCCGCAGTACGAGGGCCTGCAGGAGCTCGCGGACGACTTCCGCGACCGCGGGCTGTTCGTGATCGGCTTCCCGTGCAACCAGTTCATGGGACAGGAGCCGGGGGACGAGGACGCCATCAAGGAGTTCACGTCCGGCAAGTACGGGATCACCTTCCCGCTCGCGGCCAAGGTCGACGTCAACGGCCCCGACCGTCACCCGCTCTACGCCGAACTGACCAAGGTCGCCGACGCGGACGGCGAGGCCGGCGACGTGCAGTGGAACTTCGAGAAGTTCCTGATCTCCCCCGAGGGCGAGGTCGTCGGCCGGTTCCGCCCCAAGGTCGAGCCCGGGGCCCCCGAACTGGTGGAGGCGCTCGAGGAGACACTCCCGATCTGA